A stretch of the Argentina anserina chromosome 6, drPotAnse1.1, whole genome shotgun sequence genome encodes the following:
- the LOC126797208 gene encoding uncharacterized protein LOC126797208 produces the protein MLIYGSTSPIFLNTINTNKRANGIIIRSSSQLTRASRSCIVATAGFLAATAVLASAATVGLAIESPEQGDTLANIPQTLSSDCTLPQDCKKARIQKPKSRKAESCTSKCVTTCIRGGEGSPGEGPFNVRRPIVVFKQGFRSRQYCLVECSDICNLIRDGDDGP, from the exons ATGCTAATTTATGGCTCAACTAGTCCAATTTTTCTTAATACAATCAACACCAACAAGAGGGCCAATGGCATCATCATCAGAAGCTCATCTCAGCTTACAAGAGCAAGCAGAAGTTGCATTGTAGCAACAGCAGGGTTCCTTGCAGCTACTGCAGTATTAGCTTCAGCAGCAACAGTAGGTCTTGCAATCGAGTCCCCTGAACAAGGTGATACACTAGCCAACATACCGCAGACATTATCCAGTGACTGCACTTTGCCACAGGATTGCAAGAAAGCTCGAATTCAAAAGCCGAAATCAAGAAAAGCGGAGTCTTGCACAAGCAAATGCGTTACTACTTGTATCAGGGGAGGCGAGGGGTCACCAGGTGAAGGCCCCTTCAATGTCAGAAG acCTATAGTTGTTTTCAAGCAAGGCTTCCGAAGCCGTCAATACTG TTTGGTGGAGTGCTCAGATATCTGTAATCTGATTCGAGATGGTGATGATGGGCCTTGA
- the LOC126799289 gene encoding protein HIGH CHLOROPHYLL FLUORESCENCE PHENOTYPE 173, chloroplastic, translating to MTTATTAISSNSLSNTPNHYHWCSQTSWRSISLPIPKPSCQNLTITTRNRSSSLIPRATGDSSPEPESGGSKKTNTKTKTIGSSSNSSDEEKSEVVSEVLTEKEQKQKQQRRLELEDVNPVGLGRRSRQLFDEVWRKFSGLGQISRTSLPDERDALDALLIKEGPMCEFIIPGAQNTTVLVVGATSKIGRIVVRKLMLRGYTVKALVRKADQEVVEMLPRSVEIVIGDVGEPDSLRAAVQGCNKIIYCATARSTISGDLYRVDNRGVYNLTKAFQDYNNKLAQLRAGKSSKSKLTLAKFKNPESVNGWEVYKGTYFQDVVASKYDGGMDAKFEFTFTGDAVFSGYVFTRGGYVELSTKLSLPLGRTLDRYEGLVLSVGGNGRAYILILEAGPSADTSQSKLYFARFNTKAGFCRVRVPFSSFRPVKPEDPPLDPFLVHTLTIRFEPRRQKAVEARPGEKQDPRSFKLILEYIKALPAGQETDFILVSCTGSGIEPNRREQVLKAKRAGEDSLRRSGVGYTIIRPGPLKEEPGGQRALIFDQGNRISQGISCADVADICVKALHDSTARNKSFDVCYEYVADQGKELYELVAHLPDKANNYLTPALSALEKNT from the exons ATGACTACTGCCACTACAGCCATCAGTAGCAACAGCTTGAGCAACACTCCTAATCATTACCATTGGTGCAGTCAGACATCATGGAGATCCATTTCACTGCCAATCCCAAAACCCAGTTGCCAGAACTTGACAATCACCACCAGGAATCGGTCTTCTTCCCTGATTCCTAGAGCCACGGGGGATTCCTCGCCGGAGCCGGAAAGTGGTGGAAGCAAGAAGACCAATACCAAGACCAAAACAATTGGCAGCAGTAGTAATTCTTCTGATGAGGAGAAGAGTGAGGTTGTTAGTGAAGTGCTGACGGAGAAAGagcagaagcagaagcagcAGAGGAGGCTGGAGCTGGAAGACGTCAACCCCGTTGGGCTTGGCCGGAGATCACGTCAGCTTTTTGATGAAGTGTGGCGCAAGTTTTCTGGACTTGGACAGATCTCAAGGACTAGCTTACCGGATGAAAGAGACGCCCTTGATGCCCTTCTCATTAAAGAAGGTCCCATGTGTGAGTTTATTATTCCCGGAGCTCAAAACACCACCGTTTTGGTCGTCGGAGCTACGTCTAAGATCGGCCGGATAGTTGTCCGGAAGCTCATGCTCAGAGGCTACACTGTTAAG GCTCTGGTGAGGAAGGCGGATCAGGAAGTGGTGGAGATGTTGCCGAGGTCGGTGGAGATTGTGATTGGGGATGTGGGTGAGCCGGATAGTCTAAGAGCCGCCGTACAGGGTTGCAACAAGATCATATACTGTGCTACTGCAAGGTCTACTATTAGTGGAGACCTCTACAGGGTTGATAATAGAGGAGTCTACAACCTCACCAAAGCATTTCAG GACTATAACAACAAACTTGCGCAATTACGAGCAGGAAAAAGTAGTAAGAGCAAGCTTACGCTTGCTAAGTTCAAGAATCCAGAGTCAGTAAACGGATGGGAAGTTTATAAAGGGACTTATTTCCAGGACGTGGTTGCTTCTAAGTATGATGGAGGCATGGATGCTAAATTTGAATTCACCTTTACTGGAGATGCGGTTTTCTCAG GATATGTTTTCACTAGGGGAGGGTATGTTGAGCTGTCAACAAAGCTTTCACTTCCTTTGGGCCGCACTCTTGACAG GTATGAAGGTCTAGTTCTTTCTGTTGGTGGGAATGGAAGAGCTTATATATTAATTCTGGAAGCCGGCCCTTCAGCAGATACATCTCAAAGTAAGCTATATTTTGCAAGATTTAACACAAAAGCAGGATTTTGTAGG GTCAGGGTACCATTTTCATCCTTCAGGCCGGTGAAACCAGAAGATCCACCACTGGATCCATTCCTTGTACATACATTAACAATACGTTTTGAGCCTAGAAGACAG AAAGCTGTTGAAGCACGTCCGGGAGAGAAGCAAGACCCCAGAAGCTTTAAGCTTATACTGGAGTACATCAAAGCTTTACCT GCTGGTCAAGAAACTGACTTCATTCTAGTTTCATGTACCGGATCAGGAATAGAACCTAACAGAAGGGAGCAAGTTCTTAAAGCTAAGAGG GCTGGGGAAGATTCATTGCGAAGATCAGGGGTTGGATACACAATTATTCGACCTGGCCCCCTAAAG GAAGAACCTGGTGGCCAACGTGCTCTCATATTTGATCAGGGAAATAGAATCTCTCAG GGGATCAGCTGTGCTGATGTAGCTGATATCTGTGTGAAGGCATTGCATGATTCAACTGCAAGGAACAAAAGCTTTGAT GTATGTTACGAATATGTGGCTGATCAAGGGAAGGAACTCTATGAGCTG GTTGCCCATTTGCCGGACAAAGCTAATAATTATCTGACACCAGCACTATCGGCTCTAGAGAAGAACACCTGA